The Euwallacea fornicatus isolate EFF26 chromosome 3, ASM4011564v1, whole genome shotgun sequence genome has a segment encoding these proteins:
- the LOC136350758 gene encoding uncharacterized protein gives MSSGCNQEVIRMNARGKLSAVQQLSISKLISFEEKSSHLGSDAQSVLARKFVHRVQHLSRLWRKTILPTSLALGHTKKGAPFLVRSAKGTLRGAFQYSCKLKAFSPAKQQMP, from the exons ATGTCGTCTGGATGCAACCAAGAAGTTATTAGAATGAACGCGCGGGGAAAGCTAAGCGCCGTTCAGCAGCTCTCAATTTCAAAGCTCATCAGCTTCGAAGAAAAGTCGTCTCACTTAGGAAGCGACGCCCAATCAGTGCTTGCTCGTAAATTTGTACATAGAGTTCAACATCTCTCAAGGTTGTGGAGAAAGACGATATTGCCCACTTCCCTCGCTTTGGGGCATACCAAAAAGGGAGCCCCTTTTTTAGTTCGTTCAGCAAAAGGAACTCTCCGAGGTGCTTTCCAATACTCCTGTAAACTGAAGGCCTTCTCACCG GCTAAACAACAAATGCCATGA
- the LOC136350413 gene encoding solute carrier organic anion transporter family member 2A1-like, with translation MVHPTDLLRTDSTGDEGSFVAPLGDYRNDVDCGCSALPCLAQKLNLEKYAKPRCFLGVLTVAGLLSGIVVKYFRGTSQIWSKHYDIPQDTVDWLIYINEIFVGLFALFLAYWGNRMHRPNWLGALTIYLGISCIILAIPEIYQPFRQEETDLDTVNGPVLCRIQKSAQLTNLSININNQIIAFVILILYQVVYALYTVSFVAHGVTYIDDNTSPNQSPIYIALIFASLRMGKQSGIYSAWMPYIYSRKNIFVSIVWLLVASFLVIAGILIAMFPKVMPNTLLRKSVNSLLSIAAGNIVSDKFKSDTDGFFKSLFRLLKNKIVLLNITAMMFMQSAIINFNIKEKDFNQVKYHVSKYNDASGYSDTTLMQISTNLLKQPLIAVSYVAAGLVIAKLKPKPKYLIYWNIKSFVAVLITFAATRFFTCTSQLKNDFGGRLSVPYCSWNCGCSYDGPFHPICLNGETHFSPCWAGCTSYDSSLKIYENCTCGLNGINTASDGSCDTDNCSIFWALAQVHAVVSSALLGTTYITSLIINLRAVASKDKALTLGLSLTLLTLIPYLPVRAIYDVIADNFCEIWGKKTCQFYSDNFALFISIVTICFKILAVLTTIALLPFIRQIELYKNCNSRRESDSGLNFMRRTNNNTRNIYNNDPTISVNSRRNEEPEDNEEQMALHHSPTEGMHQSEGRLNTSGSRSSRSDRINSYLSEGDLVPPLRANMKLAKSTSRTSNTNSALTDSSLSAIANTVGDDHDSDFSSLQRLQKVKNLENKLDSSQEIPSSIESVRQPTGKLRNMKNNIVETDF, from the exons atggtccACCCAACAGATCTCTTAAGAACAGATTCCACAGGTGATGAGGGAAGCTTTGTAGCTCCTCTAGGTGACTACAGAAATGACGTCGATTGTGGCTGCAGTGCTTTGCCATGTTTGGCTCAAAAGCTTAACTTGGAGAAGTACGCTAAACCAAGGTGTTTTTTGGGAGTACTCACAGTTGCAGGACTTTTGAGTGGGattgttgttaaatattttagggGAACTTCCCAAATATGGAGTAAACATTATGATATACCTCAGGACACAGTGG ATTGGCTAATCtatattaatgaaatatttgtcgGATTGTTTGCCCTCTTTCTGGCATATTGGGGAAATCGCATGCATAGGCCCAATTGGCTTGGAGCTTTGACAATATACCTTGGAATTTCCTGCATTATTCTGGCAATCCCGGAGATTTACCAGCCTTTTAGGCAAGAAGAAACTGACTTAGATACAGTAAATG GGCCAGTATTATGTCGAATCCAAAAAAGTGCACAATTGACGAACCTTTCAATCAATATCAACAACCAAATAATAGCTTTTGTGATTCTTATTTTATATCAGGTGGTTTATGCTCTCTATACTGTGTCCTTTGTTGCTCATGGAGTAACTTACATTGATGATAATACATCTCCAAATCAAAGCCCTATTTATATTG ctttaatttttgcatCACTGAGAATGGGAAAGCAGTCTGGAATTTATAGCGCCTGGATGCCCTACATATATTCCAGGAAGAACATATTTGTATCCATAG TTTGGCTGCTAGTTGCGTCCTTTCTAGTTATAGCAGGTATATTGATAGCGATGTTCCCTAAGGTGATGCCCAACACTCTTCTAAGGAAATCCGTTAACAGTTTATTAAGTATTGCAGCAGGAAATATTGTTAGtgataaattcaaatctgATACTGACG gTTTCTTCAAAAGTTTGTTTCGcctgctcaaaaacaaaatcgtTCTACTCAACATAACAGCGATGATGTTCATGCAATCAGccataataaatttcaacatCAAAGAAAAGGACTTCAATCAGGTGAAATACCATGTTTCCAAGTACAACGACGCTTCAGGTTATAGTGATACTACTTTGATGCAAATTAGCACCAACTTGCTGAAGCAGCCTTTGATTGCTGTATCTTATGTAGCTGCTGGCTTAGTGATTGCCAAGTTGAAGCCCAAGCCCAAATACTTAATTTATTGGAACATCAAATCGTTCGTAGCagttttaataacttttgcTGCGACTCGGTTTTTTACATGTACTAGTCAACTGAAGAATGATTTTGGAGGAAGGCTTAGCGTGCCATATTGCAGTTGGAATTGTGGATGTTCCTATGATGGCCCGTTTCATCCTATTTGTCTGAATGGGGAGACTCATTTCTCTCCTTGCTGGGCGGGGTGTACCTCATACGATTCTTCgttaaag ATATACGAAAACTGTACTTGTGGTTTAAATGGAATTAACACAGCTTCAGATGGCTCGTGCGATACAGATAACTGTTCGATATTTTGGGCTTTAGCTCAAGTACATGCAGTGGTTTCATCGGCCCTATTGGGCACTACATATATTACCTCTTTAATCATAAACCTAAGAGCAGTTGCCAGCAAGGACAAGGCCTTAACCCTAGGATTATCCTTGACGTTATTAACTTTAATTCCTTATCTGCCTGTTAGAGCTATTTATGATGTTATTGCCG ACAATTTCTGCGAAATATGGGGAAAGAAGACGTGCCAGTTCTACTCAGATAATTTTGCCTTATTCATCTCAATCGTCACAATATGCTTCAAAATCCTGGCAGTTTTGACTACTATTGCGTTGCTGCCTTTTATACGCCAAATTGAACTTTACAAGAATTGCAACTCCCGAAGGGAATCGGATTCGGGCTTGAACTTCATGAGAagaactaacaataatactcgtaatatttataataatgacCCTACCATCAGTGTCAACAGCAGACGAAACGAAGAACCTGAAGATAATGAGGAGCAAATGGCTTTACATCACAGCCCTACTGAAGGGATGCATCAAAGTGAGGGCAGATTGAACACTTCTGGAAGCAGGTCGAGTAGGAGTGATAGGATAAATTCTTACCTTAGCGAGGGAGACTTGGTACCACCACTACGGGCTAATATGAAGCTTGCCAAATCCACCTCAAGGACTTCAAACACCAACTCAGCCCTAACGGACTCCTCCCTTTCAGCTATAGCAAACACAGTGGGGGATGACCATgatagtgatttttcaagtttacaGAGATTACAGAAggttaagaatttggaaaacaAGCTTGACAGCAGTCAAGAAATACCTTCATCCATTGAAAGTGTGAGGCAGCCAACTgggaaattaagaaatatgaaaaataatattgtagaAACAgatttttga
- the LOC136350414 gene encoding solute carrier organic anion transporter family member 74D-like isoform X1, giving the protein MDIVMLDVDKKKLSEEASVFLPNGDRLAVSREISINAKETSCGLWCLKGSWLQTFANKKAYVILYGLLGCIFSASFAYFNGTITTLEKRFKIPSRTTGVISVGNDLSQLLMSVILSYYTGRGHRPRWMALGMYTVVLFCIMTAMPHFLYGAGLDALSLTEEYQTHNNYSAELILNQQKKFLCANNTRKDVHCERESGNYFPQLILFTAQFISGIGGSLYYTLGVSYMDDNIKRSKTPALFSFSYFIRMLGPAIGHGLASVCLKIYIAPTLTPTIGIKDPRWLGAWWLGWIILALILFVFASLLALFPKTLPRAAIRKEIKRQVSRLSNKPMEAEPPLPSFKDMIKTFRRLASNRTLMLNNFAAVFYFLGYMPYWIFLPKYIETQYRQSASASSLITGSAGLVFSAIGILLSGLVISKFKPRARYLAAWNVIVGAISVLGIVSYAYLGCADNDNRAPLLPNGELNPISKCNLNCHCDYVKYNPVCSADGSTTFVSACHAGCKKVLDVNGTEGFGDCTCIRNQAKNVTDSIEMIDYVKTGSCPVNCLNQFYMFLCVLCILKFSGATGRAANFLVTVRCVEEKDKSVAMGFGLMLMSLCAFVPSPILFGIIMDKACLVWGKTCSGNGNCWLYNGETLRYTVNFTAAAFVLIGTIFDGGVCYYVKNLQIFDEEIELDEDIGTTIN; this is encoded by the exons ATGGATATTGTCATGTTAGACGTGGACAAAAAAAAGCTCTCAGAGGAGGCAAGTGTCTTCTTACCAAACGGTGATCGGTTGGCAGTGTCAAGAGAAATAAGTATAAACGCAAAAGAGACTTCTTGTGGATTATGGTGTTTAAAAGGAAGTTGGTTGCAAACttttgcaaacaaaaaagCCTATGTCATTTTGTACGGACTTCTAGGGTGCATATTTTCAGCTTCTTTTGCTTACTTCAATGGGACTATTACCACCTTGGAAAAAAGATTCAAAATACCGAGTAGGACCACAG GCGTTATATCGGTAGGCAATGATCTGAGTCAGCTACTAATGTCAGTCATACTTAGCTATTACACTGGCAGAGGCCACAGGCCTAGATGGATGGCTTTGGGAATGTACACAGTAGTGCTGTTTTGCATTATGACAGCTATGCCTCACTTTTTATATGGGGCTGGTCTAGATGCTTTGTCTCTCACAGAGGAGTATCAAACTCACAATAATTACTCCGCGGAACTTATTCTTAATCAACAAAAGAAGTTTCTATGTGCCAATAATACCAGAAAAGACGTACATTGTGAGAGGGAAAGTGGTAACTATTTCCCTCAGCTGATTTTGTTTACGGCCCAATTCATATCAGGGATCGGGGGGTCCCTATATTACACATTAGGGGTGTCTTACATGGACGATAATATTAAGAGATCCAAAACACCCGCTTTGTTCA GCTTCTCCTACTTCATAAGAATGTTAGGTCCAGCAATTGGACATGGCCTAGCCTCTGTTTGCCTCAAAATATACATAGCCCCCACCTTAACCCCAACGATAGGCATCAAAGACCCCAGATGGTTAGGGGCTTGGTGGTTAGGGTGGATCATATTAGCCCTAATTCTCTTTGTGTTTGCTTCGCTGCTAGCCTTGTTCCCTAAAACTTTACCTAGGGCCGCCATCAGGAAAGAAATTAAGAGGCAGGTTTCTAGGCTATCGAATAAACCTATGGAAGCTGAACCTCCTTTACCTTCATTTAAAG ATATGATTAAAACCTTCAGAAGACTGGCCTCAAACCGCACTTTAATGCTAAACAACTTCGCAGCGGTATTCTACTTCTTAGGTTACATGCCCTATTGGATTTTCCTGCCAAAATACATAGAAACTCAATATAGACAATCAGCCTCAGCTTCCAGTCTCATAACTGGCAGTGCTGGATTAGTGTTCTCAGCCATAGGAATTTTGCTATCTGGGCTGGTTATctcaaaattcaaaccgaGGGCCCGGTACTTGGCTGCTTGGAATGTTATAGTAGGAGCTATATCGGTTTTAGGGATTGTCTCATATGCTTATTTGGGATGTGCTGATAATGACAATAGAGCACCTTTGTTGCCAAATGGAGA ACTGAATCCAATTTCCAAATGCAACTTGAACTGCCACTGCGACTATGTGAAGTACAATCCAGTTTGTTCTGCTGATGGCAGTACCACCTTTGTGTCCGCTTGCCATGCTGGGTGCAAGAAGGTGTTAGATGTGAATGGTACTGAGGGTTTCGGAGACTGTACTTGTATAAGAAACCAGGCAAAAAATGTAACAGATTCCATTGAAATGATTGACTATGTGAAGACTGGAAGTTGTCCCGTGAATTGCTTGAATCAGTTCTATATGTTCTTGTGTGTTTTGTGTATTTTGAAGTTTAGTGGAGCCACAGGGAGAGCTGCCAATTTCCTAGTAACTGTAAG atgTGTGGAAGAAAAAGATAAATCCGTCGCCATGGGATTTGGGCTTATGCTAATGAGCCTATGCGCTTTCGTTCCTTCTCCAATTTTGTTTGGAATTATTATGG ACAAAGCCTGTTTGGTCTGGGGAAAAACATGCAGTGGAAACGGCAATTGCTGGCTATACAATGGGGAAACACTTAGGTACACTGTGAACTTTACTGCAGCAGCTTTTGTCTTAATTGGGACCATTTTTGATGGTGGAGTATGCTATTATGTGAAAAACTTGCAGATATTTGATGAAGAAATTGAACTTGATGAAGACATTGGCACaacaataaattga
- the LOC136350414 gene encoding solute carrier organic anion transporter family member 74D-like isoform X2: MDIVMLDVDKKKLSEEASVFLPNGDRLAVSREISINAKETSCGLWCLKGSWLQTFANKKAYVILYGLLGCIFSASFAYFNGTITTLEKRFKIPSVISVGNDLSQLLMSVILSYYTGRGHRPRWMALGMYTVVLFCIMTAMPHFLYGAGLDALSLTEEYQTHNNYSAELILNQQKKFLCANNTRKDVHCERESGNYFPQLILFTAQFISGIGGSLYYTLGVSYMDDNIKRSKTPALFSFSYFIRMLGPAIGHGLASVCLKIYIAPTLTPTIGIKDPRWLGAWWLGWIILALILFVFASLLALFPKTLPRAAIRKEIKRQVSRLSNKPMEAEPPLPSFKDMIKTFRRLASNRTLMLNNFAAVFYFLGYMPYWIFLPKYIETQYRQSASASSLITGSAGLVFSAIGILLSGLVISKFKPRARYLAAWNVIVGAISVLGIVSYAYLGCADNDNRAPLLPNGELNPISKCNLNCHCDYVKYNPVCSADGSTTFVSACHAGCKKVLDVNGTEGFGDCTCIRNQAKNVTDSIEMIDYVKTGSCPVNCLNQFYMFLCVLCILKFSGATGRAANFLVTVRCVEEKDKSVAMGFGLMLMSLCAFVPSPILFGIIMDKACLVWGKTCSGNGNCWLYNGETLRYTVNFTAAAFVLIGTIFDGGVCYYVKNLQIFDEEIELDEDIGTTIN, translated from the exons ATGGATATTGTCATGTTAGACGTGGACAAAAAAAAGCTCTCAGAGGAGGCAAGTGTCTTCTTACCAAACGGTGATCGGTTGGCAGTGTCAAGAGAAATAAGTATAAACGCAAAAGAGACTTCTTGTGGATTATGGTGTTTAAAAGGAAGTTGGTTGCAAACttttgcaaacaaaaaagCCTATGTCATTTTGTACGGACTTCTAGGGTGCATATTTTCAGCTTCTTTTGCTTACTTCAATGGGACTATTACCACCTTGGAAAAAAGATTCAAAATACCGA GCGTTATATCGGTAGGCAATGATCTGAGTCAGCTACTAATGTCAGTCATACTTAGCTATTACACTGGCAGAGGCCACAGGCCTAGATGGATGGCTTTGGGAATGTACACAGTAGTGCTGTTTTGCATTATGACAGCTATGCCTCACTTTTTATATGGGGCTGGTCTAGATGCTTTGTCTCTCACAGAGGAGTATCAAACTCACAATAATTACTCCGCGGAACTTATTCTTAATCAACAAAAGAAGTTTCTATGTGCCAATAATACCAGAAAAGACGTACATTGTGAGAGGGAAAGTGGTAACTATTTCCCTCAGCTGATTTTGTTTACGGCCCAATTCATATCAGGGATCGGGGGGTCCCTATATTACACATTAGGGGTGTCTTACATGGACGATAATATTAAGAGATCCAAAACACCCGCTTTGTTCA GCTTCTCCTACTTCATAAGAATGTTAGGTCCAGCAATTGGACATGGCCTAGCCTCTGTTTGCCTCAAAATATACATAGCCCCCACCTTAACCCCAACGATAGGCATCAAAGACCCCAGATGGTTAGGGGCTTGGTGGTTAGGGTGGATCATATTAGCCCTAATTCTCTTTGTGTTTGCTTCGCTGCTAGCCTTGTTCCCTAAAACTTTACCTAGGGCCGCCATCAGGAAAGAAATTAAGAGGCAGGTTTCTAGGCTATCGAATAAACCTATGGAAGCTGAACCTCCTTTACCTTCATTTAAAG ATATGATTAAAACCTTCAGAAGACTGGCCTCAAACCGCACTTTAATGCTAAACAACTTCGCAGCGGTATTCTACTTCTTAGGTTACATGCCCTATTGGATTTTCCTGCCAAAATACATAGAAACTCAATATAGACAATCAGCCTCAGCTTCCAGTCTCATAACTGGCAGTGCTGGATTAGTGTTCTCAGCCATAGGAATTTTGCTATCTGGGCTGGTTATctcaaaattcaaaccgaGGGCCCGGTACTTGGCTGCTTGGAATGTTATAGTAGGAGCTATATCGGTTTTAGGGATTGTCTCATATGCTTATTTGGGATGTGCTGATAATGACAATAGAGCACCTTTGTTGCCAAATGGAGA ACTGAATCCAATTTCCAAATGCAACTTGAACTGCCACTGCGACTATGTGAAGTACAATCCAGTTTGTTCTGCTGATGGCAGTACCACCTTTGTGTCCGCTTGCCATGCTGGGTGCAAGAAGGTGTTAGATGTGAATGGTACTGAGGGTTTCGGAGACTGTACTTGTATAAGAAACCAGGCAAAAAATGTAACAGATTCCATTGAAATGATTGACTATGTGAAGACTGGAAGTTGTCCCGTGAATTGCTTGAATCAGTTCTATATGTTCTTGTGTGTTTTGTGTATTTTGAAGTTTAGTGGAGCCACAGGGAGAGCTGCCAATTTCCTAGTAACTGTAAG atgTGTGGAAGAAAAAGATAAATCCGTCGCCATGGGATTTGGGCTTATGCTAATGAGCCTATGCGCTTTCGTTCCTTCTCCAATTTTGTTTGGAATTATTATGG ACAAAGCCTGTTTGGTCTGGGGAAAAACATGCAGTGGAAACGGCAATTGCTGGCTATACAATGGGGAAACACTTAGGTACACTGTGAACTTTACTGCAGCAGCTTTTGTCTTAATTGGGACCATTTTTGATGGTGGAGTATGCTATTATGTGAAAAACTTGCAGATATTTGATGAAGAAATTGAACTTGATGAAGACATTGGCACaacaataaattga